The genomic DNA TCTCCCATGGAGTCGTACAGGAGATCCTGGATGACTTAAAGAACATCTACTCTATCAAACTGACCCCCCAAACCCAATTCGGGCAGGGGACATATAAGATGAACTACTATTACTATCCCGCTTCGGACACAGGTGTCGATTATCACCTCGGCATCATCCGTCAGCTCGCGTTTAATCACGGTGTAGGGATCAACATCAACCGTTGCAACCCGAAGGCAGGAGACCCGGAAAATGCGTACGACGTCGACTTCATTCCCAAAGGGACGGGTAAGAAGGCCGCGGTCAGCTTCATGAAGAAACATTACAACGTCCCCGGTAGCCGCACCCTTGCCTTCGGTGACAGCGGCAACGACCTGGAAATGGTGAAGGCTGTGGAGCACGGTTATCTCCTCAGAAATGCCACGGAAGAAGCGAAAAGGAAGCATGCCCTCATAACAGAAGGTGAATACGGGAAAGGGATCATGGAAGTGTGTGGGAGAGTGTTTTCGCGTAAGGAATGGGACAGCGCGATGGAGAGGTGAAGTGGAGGTTCCTGAGGAGGGAACCTCTCTTTCATTCCCGCCTGTAGTCATACACCTCATCTGGTAAATGAAGGACTTGATCGTTAATTTGCACCGTCTCATCGTCCACCCAACTGATTTCTCCTTCCTCTTCATGGTACTGCCAATAGATATTCTTGGCTTCGCGTTTTTTCTCGTTGAATGTCAGTACGCCCAGCACGGCATAATCCACGGTGGCTCCGCCATTGTTGAGGAAGGTTTGTACGGTATAGCGTCCGTCAGGTGACGTTTCTTCTGTAATGAGTTCCCCTGGCTCCAGCCGGTCTATGTCAAATAAGGACCAATGGATGAGGGCGATGAGGCCCCAGCTCACTGCAGCTGTGAACACGATGGTGGAAATCGTGATGGTGAAACCGACGGGGTGTTTTTTGATGAAACGTTTCATAGAATGGAAGCCTCCTTGATGATATAGAGAGGTTTCCATTATACTTCAAATAAGGAATTTATTTAACAAAAGGACGGAACCTTTTATTCACGAAGCAGCATCCGATTCAACTCCGAAAGGGATAGAGTCATCTCCAATCCTTCCATGGACCTTGATCCGTCTCGATGGATGACAACCTCTGGTTTCAAGTCTTCCGAGTCCCTCACCCATGAAACATCCATTGTGTTCAGTATGGTTTTCACCTTGCTCTTATACGCGGAAGGCATGGGGGCGAGGTAGACAGTCTTTCCAGCCACATCATTAAGTTTTTTGTAAGGAGATGATTCTTTTGCAGGTTCGGTCGATAAGGTCTCCAAAAACCATTCATCAGAAATGATGGGGACCCCAAGGTTTCGGGCGCGCTCCAGCTTGCTTCCCGGCCGTTTGCCGACGATAAGGAAGTCTGTCTTGGATGTGATGGTATTGCTAACGGTGGCCCCGCAACTTCTGGCGGCTTTGCTCATGCTCACCCGGGGCTGGGCACTGGCTCCGGTGAACACGATGGACTTTCCTTGGAAAATCCTGCGATCGCGTTCCGGCTTGGCTAAGTGGACCGGATTCCACTCCAGCGGAGAGGCCCCCCTGATCACTTCAAGCATGAGTAGCGAATTCAAATAGGCTTTGTGGTCAACGGGCAACCCCACTTTGAAATAGTGGGAGAGATAACTCAGGTTATAGGAAAACAGATGGGGATGGGTGTGCTTGATGGCGGCCTGTGCACTGAAGCATTCCCTGCCTTCATCCAGCCATCCGTCATGTAAAAGAGTGGCTCGGTCCAAGGTTGCATTGAACGAAACAACCGGGTATGGGTAGTCTTCGAGTAGCTCACGGAAGGTTTGTTTCATCTTTATGTGATTGGAGATTTTCGCATATCCAGCCCCAAAACCTAAGGCCGTCATGGTCTCGTCCTTTATTTCAAAAAAGTAATGCTTATCAATGATGACCCCGTCCTCCACAACAAGCGCGGCGACTTGAAAGATTCCGGAATCAGGAGCGGCACTTCCCGTTTCGATGTCAATCAGTATCATGTTTTTCAAGGGGAAGCCTCCTCAGTTCAATATGTATCATTCACATAGTGAAGCAGAGAGTGTATATTGTCAACTGTATGAAAGGAGATGAGCGCGATGAAACACTTCATGAAATTCCTTCTGCCGGTGGGGCTGTTCTTGTTGGTTACGGGTTGTGAGGAGATGATTCATGAAGGGCAGCCTGAATTTGTGCACGATGGGGAGGGACCCCCTACTATGGAGGGAATCTATCTTCAGAAAGAGGAACATAACATTCTGATCGAGGGCGAGGAATTGAAGGAGGGAGGCAAGACTCTCTCATTGAATGAGTTTATGAGCAAAAACAACGGATACTTTTTAAGGTTGAATGACGATTCAGATTTCAAAGGAATAAAGTCCGGAACCAAGGTGAAGGTGTGGTGTGGTAAGATCCTGGAGTCTTCTCCGCCATATGCTGTCTGCCAGAAGATTGAAGCAGTGGTGGAGGATTGAAGACTACAATCCATCCTCCACGCGTCCCATCATCCTTAAGACCTTTCCATCCAATTCTCTTTTCAGCACCGTCATCCCATTCCTGCGGTAAAAGCCCAGCGCCTGATGGTTGCTTGGTGAAACGCGAAGGTGATATTCGGATACACCCTGAGTCCGAAAGAACTGAAGGGAGTATTGATGAAGCTTATTTCCCAGCCCAGATCCACGTCGCTCAGGAATCAGATAATAGAGGTTCACATACCCGATTCTTCTCCCTTCATAGTCTTTCACCGTCAATTCAAGCTGACCGATCGGTACCCCTTTTTCCATAAGGAGAATGAAGCCATCCGGGAAAAAGGCCGATTGGTCCTGGACCCACCGTACATATTCTTCCTCGTCAAAGTCTTGATCCGTACCGAAGCTGACCTTGAAGGACTCCCTGCGGAAAGAAATGATGACATCCCTGTGTTTGTCCACATCGATTTTTTGCAGATTCATATGCCACCTCCTAGAGTTTTTTAATAGTGTAACACGCCTTCGAGGAAATTTAGAGGGACCACCTCATAGCGTCCACATTAGCGAATCTGACGAAATCCCGCTGTTACGACCTGGTCAGGACCTATATGAAATGAAACAAGTAAACCGGATCGAATGGGTACGGTTTTTAATTATCAATAAATGGAAACTTAATCCTCATTTGTACGTATAAGATAAGTGGAGGTGCCGCTATGAAAAAGATCCTTTTTGCAGTCTCGATGAGTATTATACTCGCCAGTTGTCAAAAGGAATCGGCCGCCCCTGTTCTGTACGATCCTCCGGCGTCGAACATGGATAACGGGCTGATTGATTTCGAAGAGTGGGAAGGATTCCATCTTTCCAAACCGGGAAGCGATTCACGACTGAATGAGGATGATGCGCTCATGATCCAGGCGATTCAGGAAGTATTCTCTGGTGCTGTGAAAGTTGAGGGGATGGCCAATCTTGAAGATCCGGATTTCATCATGGAGGTGGATGCTGCGAACGGTGAACAGCAAAAGCTTCTTCTTTGGTTGGGTGATGAAGGGGAGGAGAGTCATGTGAAGAGGGTGGGTGATTCAAACGCTGTTTATTCACTTGATGAGAAATGGACGGATAGGCTGAGGCAGTTGGTAGGCAATGATCTTGAGTAAGGCGTGTTTATATAAAAAGGATACGAGGTGAGCGTGAGTATGTTTATTCAAATGTAAGGATTTCCAGGGTCGGGAAAATCAACTCTCGCCCGTGAGATAGGAAAAAGAACAGGTGCGGTCATCGTGGATCATGACGTCACGAAATCAGCTCTGATGGAACAGGTGGGAAATGAACTTACTCATGATATAGCAGGGAGAGTATCATATCACTTGGACTGGTCCATCAGTGAGTCGTTGCTCGCGCAAGGACATAGTGTGATCTTTGATAGCCCATGCCTATATGATGAAATGGTAGAGAAGGGAACGCTCCTTGCTGAAAAATATAGCATTCCTTATAAATATATTGAGTGTGTGGTAAATGATTTTACCCTGATCAATAATCGTTTGAGGGAAAGGGATCGGATGCCGAGCCAAATCAAAGAGGTTAAATCAGAAGAAGCATTCCGAAAAACGGTGTTGAACAGTAAAAAGCCCAATGGCCTCCCTTGCTTACAGATAGATACTTCTTCTCCTATTACGTCGTATATTACCAGGGTTATTCGATACCTTGAGAATGGAGAGGGGGAGAGGAATGAAGAAAATCCATTGGACGATTGCTATGTGTACCCTGCTCCTTGCATTCACAGGCTGTTCAGACGACAAAGAAGAAGAGGCGTTCAAGAGCAAAGAAACGATTACATACAAAGAACAAGAAATAAAGGTTCACTATTATTACAATGAGATGGCAGATTATATCGAAAGTGTACGTGACAATACTGATTAGGATAACGAGACGCTTTACATACAGAAGGTCAAGAAAGCGATGGTTGAGCACGGTGAGGCGGATGATCCGACTATAATGAAAATGATTGGTTATGAATTTTTACAGGCTCCGCGAGACCTAGATACAATGGAGGAAAACCTGCAGGCATTCAAGAGAAAACAGGACACGATCCACTCGAGCATAAAGCAAGCCATGGAGAAGTCTATCGACGTTCTTCCCGGTGGTAATAAAATCATTTACGTGGTTCCATCCAATCCTGAATTCAAATCTAACGCAAATCTTATGAACGGTGTATATGGTGTGGTGTACGGTGAGTATGCCATCCTCATCCTGATCGATCCTGCTTTCAACGTGGAAAATCTTGAATATACGATTGCCCATGAGTATCATCATCTCGTCAATTTCGAGACCCATGATGAAGAGACATACTCCGTTTTGGATAGTGTCGTCATTGAAGGGAAAGCAGATGCATTTGCTAAGCAGATCTATCCCGGTGTGGAAAACCCATGGGTGGACACGTTGCATCCCAATAAAGAGAAAATGGTGTGGGACATGATTTCAGAGAATCCCGATATCTTTGATCAAGACCTCTATGAGGAAATTGCTATCGGCAGTCGCGAAAAGAAGATCCCGATGTGGTCCAACTACCGGGTCGGCCTTCAAATCATGGATGCATTTCTTGAGAAGAATCGAGGTCCCCATACCAGAATGGACATCTATGACTACAGCGGAAATCTTGGAGAGAGGGAAGTATGCGGAGAAGTTTGAATAGGACACGCGCTGACATCACATTTTCATAAAGGAGCGTCTAGCATGATCGAGAAGATTGAAAGTCTGGTAGGTCCCATCTTGCAGCATCTACTCCTTGAAGAACAGGGTTGCACGTCTGAAGTGAGCCGGATTGAAACCGAGGAGGGGACGTTCATTTTGAAGAAGGCGGCTCTACCCAGCTACCGTGACTGGCTAAGGAAAGAAGCACAGGCGCGACAACGCGTTCAGGGAACTGTTGCGGTGCCTGGATTCATGGGATTTTGGGAGAGTGAACGAGACAGCTATCTTCTAATGGAATACATAGAAGGGGTCTCCCTGACATCGGCGTTAAAGGGAGTCGGGGATGGAGAGGAACGCCTAGCGCTTATAAGGAGTTTCGGTGATTTCCTTCAGCGATTCCATGAAGGAGAGCTCTTGGAAGGATTAGGAGAAGGCGATTGGCTGGAGCGGGTATGGGCAGAGGCGGAGCCGTATGTCAGGGCAGGTGAGACGGACGGGGATATAGAGCTTTTGGAACAGTTGAAGGCGGAGAGGCCGGCTTCGGTCAAACCCACGATGATCCACGGGGACTGCAATCCCGATAACGTGCTGGTAGTGGACGGGGAAGTGAGATGCTTCATCGATGTGTCCGGGATGACGGTGGGAGATCCGCGTTATGATGAGTCGCTGGCTATCGGGAAGTTCACGGGGGAAGAGAGGGATGCCTTTTATGATGGATATAAGCGATACCGGGTGTCGGATGAGGAGTTCACGTACTTTTATGATGGAATGTATGAGTTGTTTTAGGAAAAGCCTTGGCCTTCCCTTAAGAAGGCCAAGGCTTTTTTAGTTTTGCAGCGCATTCTGGATATGAGCCAGATGATGATTCCCATGCCAGGCGTAGATTCCGATGTTCACGGCAAGGGCCACGCTTCCTGAGTCAGGATGGATAAAGGTCCGTGCAAGCTGTTCCTCCGTTAAGCTTTCTAATAGATTGACCCAGCGCTCATGCAGGGAAGAGATAATGGTTAGGGATGATGCGATGGGTGAACGGGAATCCGATAGCGCTGCCCATTTATCCTCGGCATAGGGACGGATGGTCGGGTTCTCTTCTGTCAGGGCGAGTTTGAAGCGTATGTAGGCGTTCATATGACTGTCGGCAACATGGTGGACGACCTGGCGGATGGTCCATCCCCCTTCGCGATAAGCCTTTTCCAGGTCATGCTCGCTTAGAGATCTGACGGTTTCCAGGAGTCTTGCAGGAAACGTGCGGATCTCTTGGATCCAGTGGTGAATCTGGTCGGCTGATAGATGGTCGGGTGTTTCGAACTCCCCGATGGGGTAGCGCTCATTCATTCTTCATTCCTCCTATGATAAGAAAAAGATTTTTGCCTGTTTGATGACAACATCCTGTAACACGAGAAACAGCGCCCATCCTGCCAGTCCAAGTCCGATCGATGTGAAAAGATGAAGGGAGTGCTGGAGCGACAGGTATACGATGATGAGCAGGAAGGCCGTTGCGGGGAAACCCCACAGGACCCCGAGGGCGAATGTGCTGATGCGCTCGGGTGCCTCACCCTGGACATATAGCCAGATGATGCTGAGGAGGCTGACCAGGGGCAGGGCCGCAATGATGCCACCATAGGTCGGGAAGCGCCTAGCCATCTCGGTCACGGCTCCGATGACGAGGGCGGATACGAGGATCTTCAGGAAGACGTACATGATTTCGCCTTTTCGCTCAGCAGCCGGAATGCTTCCGACACGGCCGTTCGTTCCTCGGGAGTCATGAGGTCCAGGGCAGCCTGCAGTTTGTCTTCATCCAGACTGGTGTTGCGGAATAGCACATCACGCCCGCTATCTGTTAGCTCCAGGATCACCTTGCGCTCATCATCGGAGTGCTTTTCTTTAAGGATGTATCCCTTCTCGATGATCCGCTTCACATGCTCGGAAGCGGTATGTTGGGTGATGGAGAGGAGATCGGCGACATCCTTTACGCCGACTTCATCGCGTTTATCTACGAGCTGCAGGATGCGGATGACCTGGTGGGAAATCTTTTCTTGATGCTGGATATGAAGGTGGAAATAAAGGTCGGTCCAGTGTTGATTGAGTTGCGTCACGGTGGTCATGGATTCTCTCCTTTGGTTCGGTTGCTTAAATTATATCGTAATATACGATATAAATAAACATAAAAAAACTGATCAGGACATCCCTGATCAGTTTCCATCATGATAATTTCAACGTACCATTGGCTTGAATAGGAGCCAGGCGTCTGCGGCGATAGACGCTTAAGACAAGACCGGCTGCCATCATATCAACCAATACATGCGTACCTCCGAAGCTCATGAAGGGCATGGTGATGCCGGAAGGTGGAAGAAGGCCGATATTGGTGAGGATCGCCGTGGCAAACTGGATGCCAAACACTGCGGCGAACCCGATCGTCAGCACCCTTCCAAATGAGTGAGCGGTGGTTCTCGCTGTCTGGATCAACCGAATGGTGAAGACGAGCGTGAACAGCATGGTCACGGTGGCTGATACCCACCCAAAGGAATGAACCATATACGCAAGGATGTAATCGGTATGCAACTCGTTCAAACTGTTCACGGACGGGTCTGTACCGAACCATCCTGCCGTTTGGAATAAAGCCCTGATTCCTGCACCGTCTTCGGCACTGACAGGTGAGAAGAAGTCCGGTTTGAAGAGGGCGGGTAATGCAATGACACTGGTCCCGTACAGGAGGATTTGATGGATCTTTGCCCTGGTTGCCACCATCAGGATGAGTGCCACTGCGAGTCCAAGAGCATAGGCAGCAAATCCATCGGATGCAAGAAGCAGGATAGGGATTGCCAGGAGACCGATCCCGGTCACAGCTTTTTTCGGTGCATGCCAGTTCCATTCAGAAAACATCCCTGCAAATGCCACGACCAAGAGGAAGGGAGCGATGCCGGAAATATGCAGGGTGGCGAAGCCGATATCAAGGTAGGCAATGCCGTCTACCCGGACCCCGATCCACTGAGTCAGGAGAAGGAGGAAGACGGTACCACCATAGATGACCCCGGAATAACGGGATAGTTTCCGATAGTCATAGAAAAAGCATGCAATCATCAAGACCAAGCCGGCTAGGTAATAGATCAGGCTGCTTTGAAAAATGTCTCCAATCCCCGTGATGGTTGATTGAAACTGGATGAAATACATAGAAACGAGACCGAAAACCGATATGACGGCAACTGGGATGAGGATCGTCACGTCAAACGTCGGCCGATGGGTTTGATGAAGCTGTTTCCCGACCGTGGCGGGGTCACCCATCTGACTGATGGCATGCTGCACGGCGGCCTTTTCTGACATTCCATCCTTCATGGCGTGTTCCTTCAGTGTATGGAGGTGATCCTCTAGCTCCAGGGCCACTTCCTCATGAACATCTTTGTTACGGATACGGCTGCACACGGCACTGATATAGTCTTTGAATGGTTCGTTCATTCCCATGAAACCTTCTCCCATCCCAGGATGTCATCCACTGCACCTTTAAAGGTGGACCACTCTTCTTTTTTCTCGACCATGAAGGCCTGCCCGCTTTTGGTGATGCGGTAGTACTTACGCTTCCTTCCCGTATCTCCCTGTCCCCAATAGGCTTCGATCACTCCTTGCTCCTCCAATGAATGAAGGAGGGGATAGAGGGTTCCTTCCTTCAGGCTGAATATCCCGTTCGAGCGTTCCTCCATGATCTTGATCAATTCATATCCGTACATGGGACGGTCATTCAGCAGGCTGAGAATGAGTGTGGAGGTACTTCCTTTCACCAATTCTTTGTTCACTTTCATCTTAGTCATCCTTTCGTACCTAGATTATCTATGCATAGTTTATCTAGGTATAATTGTATGGCGCCGATTTTCATTCGTCAACTGTTTTCTAGTCATCTATCATTCTCTGCATAAGGGGGATGTGATAAGATGGAGAAAAATGGGTTGAGGTGTTAGGTTTGGCGTGGCTTTACACATTTCTGGCTATCTGGTTTTTTGCCTTTGTCATTGCGCGGCTTCTCAGTCGATTCGGCAGAACGCACTGGAAGGATGAACTCATGATCACTTGTGCGCAGGCAATCATCATCACGGCCATGCTTGATTTTTTTCTGCCTTAGGGATCATTGAATATAGGAGGGGATCGTCGTATGACATTGCCAACATTTACGTATAATCCGGATCCGATCAAGCTGGAGGTCATCAAGAAGGAAAAGACCGATTGCCCGGTCTGCAACAAGGAGCGGGACTATGTGTATAAGGGACCGTTCTATTCCGTCGAGGATGTAGAGGGGATCTGCCCGTGGTGTATCGCGGACGGTTCGGCGGCCGAGAAGTATGAAGGCTCTTTTCAGGATGATGCGAGCTGTGAGGAAGTGGAGAAAGAAGCGTACATAGACGAACTTGTTTACCGGACGCCGGGATACTTCGGGTGGCAGCAGGAGCATTGGCTCAGTCACTGCGGAGACTTCTGTGCGATTGTGGAGTATGTCGGGTGGAAGGAAATCGAGCATCTGGAGGAAGAACTTGCCGGCGACTTAAACGAGATCATGGCCACCTTTAACATGCCTAAGGATAAGCTGAAGGAATGGCTGGTCAATGATGGAGCGCTACAGGGGTATCTGTTCCGATGCGTACACTGCCATCAGCACCGGCTTACGGTGGATTCGAACTGAACGTGAAAAAACGCCCAATCCAGGGCGTTTTTCTATTGGATCTCAATTTTCTTGTCACGATGGATCTCTTCCGTCCCCGCAGCCAGCGCTTCCTTATAGTAGCTGCATTTGTGGTCGATCACTTCCATCGTCTTCATGAGATCCGCCATCTGCCTTTCCACGGTGGCTTTCCGTTCCATGAAGAGGTCGTGCCGTTCCTGGAGAGTGGAGTCGCCTTCGGTGCACCAGTCGATAAAGGTTTTGATATCCTTGATGGGCATGCCGGTGGATTTCAGGCATTCGATGATGCGGAGCGTGCTGATGTCGGAATCCTTGAAGAGGCGGACGCCGTTCGGACTGCGTTCCACGAAGGGCATGAGTCCTTCTTTATCATAATAGCGGAGGGTATAGATGGTGAGGTTCAGTTCCTTGGCGACTTCGCTGATGGAGTAGGTTTTCATGAGGATTCCTCTTTTCATGTTCATATGATTGGAAAGATACCACGGTGGTCACCGGTTGTCAAAAGGGAGCTTCGTGCTTGACCTTGAGTGAACTAGAGGCAGTACGATGGTTTTGCTCAAGGGGAAAACGGGGATAGCAGTAGGAGCAAGACACCCTGACTTGGGACAATCAGAATTCGAGGAGGAACTACTATGGTTATGGCAAAAGCACGCGCAGTGGACGGGCCGGATAAGGCTTTCCGCTCAGCAGAAATCAAACGACGTGAACTGGATGAAAAGGATGTACTGATCGAAATCAAATTCGCAGGGATCTGTCACTCTGATATCCATACAGCCCACGGTGAGTGGGGAGAAGTGAGTTACCCACTCGTTCCGGGGCATGAAATTGCCGGGATCATCAAGGAAGTCGGCTCTGGTGTGTCGAAGTTCAAGGTGGGCGACCGCGCAGGCGTCGGCTGTATGGTGGACTCATGCGGCGAATGCGTCAACTGTAAGGCTGGCGAAGAGCAATACTGTCTGGAAGGCAATGTGCCGACCTATGCGGGCGTCGACAAATACGGCGAACCGACACAAGGTGGCTATTCCACACATATCGTCGTGACGGAAGATTTCGCCTTGCACATCCCGGACGGCATCGAGCTTGATGCGGCGGCACCGCTTCTATGCGCAGGGATCACCACCTATTCACCGCTCCACCACTGGAATGCCGGACCCGGCAAGAAAGTCGCCATCGTCGGGATGGGTGGACTCGGTCATATGGCCGTGAAGATTGCCAACGCCATGGGAGCAGAGGTGACGGTCCTTTCCCAAACACTGAACAAAGAGGAAGACGGACTAGCTTTCGGTGCCAAGGAGTACTATGCGACGAAGGATCCGGAAACATTTGATAAGCTGAAAGGCCGCTTCGACCTGATCATCAACACGGTCAGCGCCAATATCGACATCGATGCATACTTCTCCCTCCTGACGCTTGATGGAACGCTCGTCAATGTGGGCGCACCTGGAGAACCGATGTCACTGAACGTCATGTCCCTCATCGGCCACCGTCGCTCTTTCGCCGGCTCCATGATCGGCGGCATACAAGAAACACAAGAGATGCTCAATTTCTGTGCTGAACATAACATCGCTCCGAAAATCGAGCTCATCTCGGCGGATCAGATCGATGAAGCGTACAAGCGCGTATTGGCTTCTGATGTGAAATACCGGTTTGTGATTGATACAAGTACGATTTGATTTTAGGGGACCCTGGAGGCTTAGCCTTTGGGGTCTTGTTTTATTTGTTTTTGTTTGATATAGAGCAGTATTTTAATTGAAACGTTGGGAATCAAGATGGTCGTCGTTTCAATCAGTCTTGGAACCTCTGGAATAGCACTCGTTCTATTAATGGCGACGTGCTGGCGGAGGGAAAAGGTGGTTGTTGCACAGGAAGGTATGTGAAGAAAGACTAGGTTTCCCTTCATAGTCTGTGGATAACCCCATTTTTCATGGGATTGGACGTCTTCATCACATTGGCAGATGGAATTATTACCGACAATCAAAAGAATACTACCGACTTTTTGATTTTTTCTACCGGGAATCGAATTTTTATACCCAACTCTGTGTTTTGACGGAAATCCTATTACGAACATAGGAGAGGTATGACCAACTTTCATGCATTACTACCGACTTCGTCCCGTTACAACCAAGTTCACTATGTTTCTACCAACTCCCATACGCATTTGATAGAATGGAAGGAACATACAATAATAGACTCCTCCTGTGCTAGGCATCGGAAGAACTGGATTCGGCTGGATTGAATCTTTTTACGATTGAATTCGTATGAAAAGGAACGGGAACCCACGCAGCGGCGAACGATTTCTTCATCACCACCCAACCGTTCCCGCTATTCCACCAGCAAGTCAACATCAAGGAGTGATTCTATCAATTCAATGAAATGGACCATGTATCAAGTGCTGACGATCCTCACCCTCATCATCCTTCTGTTCTTTGGCGATGTTGGGGATATCCCGATCAACGTCACACCGGGTAATGATGGGATGGCGTTCATCCTCATGCTTCTAGGGGCCATGTTTATTTTCGGTGTCATGGGGTGTGCGTACCTTCTGCTGATGCTGCAGCTTCAGAAGAAACCGGATCTGTTCCAGGCACGATTCTGGAAGAGTGCACCGATTCTGCTGATCATCATCGGTGTCATTTCCATCACCGTCTACCTCATGCTTGGCATGAGCGGTAGCCTGTTTGAATGGGTGGACGGACATCGCTGGTTCATGTATGTGCTGCTCGTGTATTTCATTTGGCTATTTTATTTTTGGATCGTGTCAATCGTTAATCGGCAAACACGTGATAAACAAAAGGTTCCGGGCTATTCACTGGGCATCGGAGTCGTGGTGCTATTGATCATCATTTTTATGATGTAGCAAAGGGGGTTTTAGGATGAGCCAACAGGAAGAAAAGCTATCCGGGGGGAATGTCTCGCAGGTGTACCGCGTGGAAGATACGGTCCGCCGGGAAATCAAGCCTGAGAGCGAAAGAATACATAAGCTGTTGAAACATTTGGAAGAGAAAGGATTTGCCCATGCTCCTAGGTTCAATGGGATTGA from Rossellomorea marisflavi includes the following:
- a CDS encoding DUF3147 family protein, encoding MYVFLKILVSALVIGAVTEMARRFPTYGGIIAALPLVSLLSIIWLYVQGEAPERISTFALGVLWGFPATAFLLIIVYLSLQHSLHLFTSIGLGLAGWALFLVLQDVVIKQAKIFFLS
- a CDS encoding MarR family winged helix-turn-helix transcriptional regulator; translated protein: MTTVTQLNQHWTDLYFHLHIQHQEKISHQVIRILQLVDKRDEVGVKDVADLLSITQHTASEHVKRIIEKGYILKEKHSDDERKVILELTDSGRDVLFRNTSLDEDKLQAALDLMTPEERTAVSEAFRLLSEKAKSCTSS
- a CDS encoding DUF5412 family protein; this encodes MKRFIKKHPVGFTITISTIVFTAAVSWGLIALIHWSLFDIDRLEPGELITEETSPDGRYTVQTFLNNGGATVDYAVLGVLTFNEKKREAKNIYWQYHEEEGEISWVDDETVQINDQVLHLPDEVYDYRRE
- a CDS encoding YfiT family bacillithiol transferase — its product is MNERYPIGEFETPDHLSADQIHHWIQEIRTFPARLLETVRSLSEHDLEKAYREGGWTIRQVVHHVADSHMNAYIRFKLALTEENPTIRPYAEDKWAALSDSRSPIASSLTIISSLHERWVNLLESLTEEQLARTFIHPDSGSVALAVNIGIYAWHGNHHLAHIQNALQN
- a CDS encoding BRCT domain-containing protein; protein product: MILIDIETGSAAPDSGIFQVAALVVEDGVIIDKHYFFEIKDETMTALGFGAGYAKISNHIKMKQTFRELLEDYPYPVVSFNATLDRATLLHDGWLDEGRECFSAQAAIKHTHPHLFSYNLSYLSHYFKVGLPVDHKAYLNSLLMLEVIRGASPLEWNPVHLAKPERDRRIFQGKSIVFTGASAQPRVSMSKAARSCGATVSNTITSKTDFLIVGKRPGSKLERARNLGVPIISDEWFLETLSTEPAKESSPYKKLNDVAGKTVYLAPMPSAYKSKVKTILNTMDVSWVRDSEDLKPEVVIHRDGSRSMEGLEMTLSLSELNRMLLRE
- a CDS encoding DUF2268 domain-containing protein, encoding MKMIGYEFLQAPRDLDTMEENLQAFKRKQDTIHSSIKQAMEKSIDVLPGGNKIIYVVPSNPEFKSNANLMNGVYGVVYGEYAILILIDPAFNVENLEYTIAHEYHHLVNFETHDEETYSVLDSVVIEGKADAFAKQIYPGVENPWVDTLHPNKEKMVWDMISENPDIFDQDLYEEIAIGSREKKIPMWSNYRVGLQIMDAFLEKNRGPHTRMDIYDYSGNLGEREVCGEV
- a CDS encoding HAD-IIB family hydrolase, encoding MPQDVYHSTGETRYIAFFDFDETYFPHACTEEQLMMVHELEEYLQWLASEQHVKIGWVTGSSLAQVEEKMKKARMRYLPHFISSNLGTEMWEVHASQCYRSIPEWEKRIARSGFSHGVVQEILDDLKNIYSIKLTPQTQFGQGTYKMNYYYYPASDTGVDYHLGIIRQLAFNHGVGININRCNPKAGDPENAYDVDFIPKGTGKKAAVSFMKKHYNVPGSRTLAFGDSGNDLEMVKAVEHGYLLRNATEEAKRKHALITEGEYGKGIMEVCGRVFSRKEWDSAMER
- a CDS encoding FtsW/RodA/SpoVE family cell cycle protein produces the protein MGMNEPFKDYISAVCSRIRNKDVHEEVALELEDHLHTLKEHAMKDGMSEKAAVQHAISQMGDPATVGKQLHQTHRPTFDVTILIPVAVISVFGLVSMYFIQFQSTITGIGDIFQSSLIYYLAGLVLMIACFFYDYRKLSRYSGVIYGGTVFLLLLTQWIGVRVDGIAYLDIGFATLHISGIAPFLLVVAFAGMFSEWNWHAPKKAVTGIGLLAIPILLLASDGFAAYALGLAVALILMVATRAKIHQILLYGTSVIALPALFKPDFFSPVSAEDGAGIRALFQTAGWFGTDPSVNSLNELHTDYILAYMVHSFGWVSATVTMLFTLVFTIRLIQTARTTAHSFGRVLTIGFAAVFGIQFATAILTNIGLLPPSGITMPFMSFGGTHVLVDMMAAGLVLSVYRRRRLAPIQANGTLKLS
- a CDS encoding YobA family protein; the protein is MKHFMKFLLPVGLFLLVTGCEEMIHEGQPEFVHDGEGPPTMEGIYLQKEEHNILIEGEELKEGGKTLSLNEFMSKNNGYFLRLNDDSDFKGIKSGTKVKVWCGKILESSPPYAVCQKIEAVVED
- a CDS encoding aminoglycoside phosphotransferase family protein, giving the protein MIEKIESLVGPILQHLLLEEQGCTSEVSRIETEEGTFILKKAALPSYRDWLRKEAQARQRVQGTVAVPGFMGFWESERDSYLLMEYIEGVSLTSALKGVGDGEERLALIRSFGDFLQRFHEGELLEGLGEGDWLERVWAEAEPYVRAGETDGDIELLEQLKAERPASVKPTMIHGDCNPDNVLVVDGEVRCFIDVSGMTVGDPRYDESLAIGKFTGEERDAFYDGYKRYRVSDEEFTYFYDGMYELF
- a CDS encoding GNAT family N-acetyltransferase, whose protein sequence is MNLQKIDVDKHRDVIISFRRESFKVSFGTDQDFDEEEYVRWVQDQSAFFPDGFILLMEKGVPIGQLELTVKDYEGRRIGYVNLYYLIPERRGSGLGNKLHQYSLQFFRTQGVSEYHLRVSPSNHQALGFYRRNGMTVLKRELDGKVLRMMGRVEDGL
- a CDS encoding PadR family transcriptional regulator, which codes for MKVNKELVKGSTSTLILSLLNDRPMYGYELIKIMEERSNGIFSLKEGTLYPLLHSLEEQGVIEAYWGQGDTGRKRKYYRITKSGQAFMVEKKEEWSTFKGAVDDILGWEKVSWE